Proteins from a genomic interval of Salvelinus alpinus chromosome 7, SLU_Salpinus.1, whole genome shotgun sequence:
- the LOC139580308 gene encoding 5-hydroxytryptamine receptor 7-like, which yields MFVDADGTFNNSNMKSYVMEKVKEPGATNMISEALVAHLLNIAQEASEAVSATSQSSTLLMENSTRCGEQILNYDKVEKVFIGGILTMLTLFTICGNLLVVISVCFVKKLRQPSNYLIVSLAVADLSIALAVMPFVSITDLIGGQWVFGQVFCNVFIAMDVMCCTASIMTLCVISIDRYLGITKPLTYPVRQNGCCMAKMVVCVWLLSASITLPPLFGWAQNVNDNKVCLISQDFGYTIYSTSVAFYIPVSVMLIMYYRIYHAAKLSAAKHTITGFPRVGEEEARGEEEEAMQEQEEEEESVDCVSAALRLHREVEECTRFSRLMRSNRRNMSIFKREQKAAATLGIVVGAFSVCWMPFFLLSTARPFICRADCPSCVPLWVERTLLWLGYANSLLNPFIYAFFNRDLRTTYSNLLRCRYRNINRKLSAVGMQQALKRVDKTDSVI from the exons ATGTTCGTGGATGCAGATGGAACTTTCAACAacagcaacatgaaatcttatgTGATGGAGAAAGTGAAAGAGCCCGGTGCAACAAATATGATTTCGGAGGCTCTCGTTGCACACTTGCTGAATATTGCGCAAGAGGCGTCGGAGGCAGTATCCGCCACTTCGCAGTCTTCAACTCTGCTGATGGAGAATAGCACTCGGTGTGGGGAGCAAATTCTGAACTACGACAAGGTGGAGAAGGTATTTATTGGAGGGATCCTCACCATGCTCACGCTGTTTACTATCTGCGGGAATTTGCTGGTGGTGATTTCGGTGTGCTTCGTGAAAAAGTTGCGGCAGCCGTCCAACTATCTGATCGTGTCTCTGGCGGTTGCCGACCTTTCAATCGCGCTGGCAGTTATGCCGTTTGTCAGTATAACGGACCTTATTGGGGGGCAATGGGTCTTTGGCCAAGTCttctgcaatgtttttattgcCATGGACGTGATGTGCTGCACCGCATCCATAATGACGTTGTGCGTAATTAGCATAGACAG GTACCTGGGCATAACCAAGCCTCTGACCTACCCTGTGAGACAGAATGGCTGTTGCATGGCCAAGATGGTGGTGTGCGTGTGGCTCCTGTCCGCCTCCATCACCTTGCCCCCCCTCTTCGGCTGGGCCCAGAACGTAAACGACAACAAGGTGTGTCTGATCAGCCAGGACTTTGGTTACACCATCTACTCCACCTCAGTGGCGTTCTACATCCCCGTATCCGTCATGCTCATTATGTACTACCGCATCTACCACGCCGCCAAGCTCAGCGCCGCCAAGCACACCATCACGGGCTTCCCGCGGGTCGGGGAGGAGGAGGCGcggggggaagaggaggaagccatgcaggaacaggaggaggaagaagagagcgTGGACTGTGTGTCGGCCGCCCTGAGGCTCCACAGGGAGGTGGAGGAGTGCACGCGATTCTCGCGCCTCATGAGGAGCAACCGGAGGAACATGTCCATCTTCAAGCGGGAGCAGAAGGCAGCAGCCACCCTGGGGATCGTGGTAGGGGCCTTCAGTGTCTGCTGGATGCCTTTCTTCTTACTGTCCACGGCCAGACCCTTCATCTGCAGGGCGGACTGCCCTAGCTGTGTGCCCTTGTGGGTGGAGAGGACCCTGTTGTGGCTGGGCTACGCCAACTCCCTCCTCAACCCTTTCATCTACGCCTTCTTCAACAGGGACCTGAGGACcacctacagcaacctgctgcGCTGCCGTTACCGCAATATCAACCGCAAGCTGTCTGCCGTCGGGATGCAACAAGCCCTCAAACGGGTGGATAAGACAGACTCTGTTATCTAA